From Leifsonia sp. fls2-241-R2A-40a, one genomic window encodes:
- a CDS encoding DUF1524 domain-containing protein: protein MTDSPLPPAGWYPNPDDAGELRWWDGTAWTDHTAEPGTVAPAAAAVRPARAARRIPLSTWLGGGLTLLLLALVAPAGFGAVLVLLGVVALFTGLYTVITRRRGWALLPKSRPIGLGVLGGAVVLFIVGGSIAAGAHPVDAVDAASVRTTTPSRTPSATPTARTAEPLDPETVTAAESGPAVALADNSVTSKTALEVLATLPVKGKAPSTGYQRTADFGAAWLDVDRNGCDTRNDILSRDLTDAVRQGPCKVLSGTLDDKYTGQSIHFVRGAQTSALVQIDHIVPLQNAWITGAQKLTQAQRISLANDPLNLMAVDGKSNAQKSAGDAATWLPANKPFRCEYVARQISVKATYGLWVTSAERAAMKRILSGCSSQAAESSAFTPAAPTPTPTVAAPAPAPAAPAPAPVPVPVPVAPAVPAAPAPAPPAPPAPAPPAPAPPAQDVYYANCDAVRAAGAAPIHIGQPGYSRKLDRDGDGIGCE from the coding sequence GTGACCGACTCCCCTCTTCCCCCCGCCGGCTGGTACCCGAATCCCGACGACGCAGGCGAGCTGCGCTGGTGGGACGGCACCGCCTGGACAGACCACACGGCAGAGCCCGGAACGGTGGCACCGGCCGCGGCCGCGGTGCGTCCTGCGCGCGCGGCACGGCGCATCCCGCTGAGCACCTGGCTGGGCGGCGGACTGACGCTGCTCCTTCTCGCGCTCGTCGCTCCAGCGGGCTTCGGCGCCGTCCTCGTGCTGCTCGGGGTGGTCGCCCTGTTCACCGGCCTCTACACGGTGATCACGCGACGCCGTGGATGGGCGCTCCTCCCGAAATCGCGGCCGATCGGCCTCGGCGTGCTCGGCGGAGCAGTCGTCCTCTTCATCGTCGGCGGCAGTATCGCCGCGGGCGCGCATCCCGTCGATGCGGTCGACGCCGCGAGCGTCCGCACCACGACGCCCTCGCGGACGCCGTCCGCGACCCCGACCGCCCGCACCGCCGAGCCACTCGATCCGGAGACCGTCACCGCCGCCGAGAGCGGACCGGCCGTCGCCCTCGCCGACAACAGCGTGACCTCGAAGACCGCGCTCGAAGTGCTGGCGACCCTCCCGGTCAAGGGCAAGGCGCCCTCCACCGGCTACCAGCGCACCGCCGACTTCGGCGCCGCCTGGCTGGATGTGGACCGCAACGGCTGCGACACCCGCAACGACATCCTGTCGCGCGACCTGACCGACGCCGTCCGCCAGGGTCCGTGCAAGGTGTTGTCGGGGACGCTCGACGACAAGTACACCGGGCAGAGCATCCACTTCGTCCGCGGGGCGCAGACCTCGGCGCTGGTGCAGATCGACCACATCGTGCCCCTGCAGAACGCCTGGATCACGGGTGCGCAGAAGCTCACCCAGGCGCAGCGGATCAGCCTGGCGAACGACCCGCTGAACCTGATGGCGGTCGACGGGAAGTCCAACGCACAGAAGTCCGCCGGGGACGCGGCGACCTGGCTGCCGGCGAACAAGCCGTTCCGCTGCGAGTACGTGGCGCGCCAGATCTCGGTGAAGGCGACCTACGGCCTGTGGGTGACCAGCGCGGAGCGCGCCGCGATGAAGCGCATCCTGAGTGGATGCTCGTCGCAGGCGGCGGAGTCGTCGGCGTTCACGCCGGCCGCTCCGACGCCGACCCCGACGGTCGCCGCTCCTGCTCCGGCTCCGGCGGCTCCCGCTCCTGCGCCGGTCCCGGTCCCGGTCCCTGTCGCTCCGGCTGTCCCCGCTGCTCCGGCGCCCGCTCCCCCGGCTCCGCCGGCTCCCGCTCCGCCGGCTCCTGCTCCCCCGGCGCAGGACGTGTACTACGCGAACTGCGACGCCGTGCGAGCGGCGGGCGCCGCCCCCATCCACATCGGCCAGCCCGGATACTCGCGCAAGCTCGACCGCGACGGGGACGGCATCGGCTGCGAATAG
- a CDS encoding putative glycolipid-binding domain-containing protein, translating to MRHVEWVGDDDPERLEAATITLAEDRLDALGTSRTTDYVTSWSLETGPSWVTTRLDVAVFGRGFSRRLVLVRDAHGRWTSEAAQEGVRTHQGEELDDPGIAGGESLDGADDCDLALCPVTNTMPILRLGAHRQEVAETRFVMAWVALPSLAVIRSEQLYRSGPYDPAAGHAVVRYTSATRDFTSELTVDHDGVVIDYPQLARRIRAGR from the coding sequence GTGAGACACGTCGAGTGGGTGGGCGACGACGATCCGGAGCGGCTGGAGGCGGCGACCATCACACTCGCCGAGGACCGGCTGGATGCGCTCGGCACCTCGCGCACGACCGACTACGTGACCAGCTGGTCGCTCGAGACCGGGCCGAGCTGGGTGACCACGCGGCTCGATGTGGCCGTCTTCGGGCGCGGGTTCAGCCGCCGGCTGGTGCTGGTCCGGGATGCGCACGGCCGCTGGACCAGCGAGGCGGCGCAGGAGGGCGTCCGCACCCACCAGGGGGAGGAGCTCGACGACCCGGGCATCGCGGGCGGCGAGTCCCTCGACGGCGCCGACGACTGCGATCTAGCCCTCTGCCCGGTGACGAACACCATGCCGATCCTGCGGCTCGGCGCCCACCGCCAGGAGGTCGCGGAGACCCGCTTCGTGATGGCGTGGGTCGCGCTGCCGTCACTCGCGGTCATCCGCAGCGAGCAGCTCTACCGTTCCGGGCCGTACGACCCTGCGGCCGGCCACGCGGTCGTCCGGTACACCAGCGCCACCCGGGACTTCACGAGCGAGTTGACCGTCGATCACGACGGTGTCGTCATCGACTATCCGCAGCTCGCCAGGCGCATCCGCGCGGGTCGCTGA
- a CDS encoding histidine kinase, with protein MRSFLRGQRWLAEPVFAIGFFALWAMAEVGRHQLVPGSVRTESPFWAALLLLSVAIGISRISPIGALVAGTALLVGQLLVPAAIFGAPLIYLGFVPVIVVVAATVGGRWRSVALVFALGAGISVAGLLAWWFGAGRGDAAARTMLFVLCAAFAAIAWAAGTLAGMAASQRESRNQLARLSDELRLAEVEAAATSEREQVAQDVHDIMAHSLSVILAQADGARLVAPERPGVMTDSLSTISDTARASLTEVRVLIETLVGSPEGAQHPGLQHLDDLVQRFSGSGVEVALERFGATAGLTAAQQLAAYRIVQEALTNALKHAGPGATARVALDQREDGLALSITSRPADPAQAVSTTSGGRGLIGMRERARLAGGWLDAGADDDTPGGYLVTAYIPAATSRAVTA; from the coding sequence ATGAGGTCGTTCTTGCGGGGCCAGCGCTGGCTGGCCGAACCGGTGTTCGCGATCGGATTCTTCGCGCTGTGGGCGATGGCGGAGGTGGGCCGCCACCAGCTCGTCCCGGGCTCTGTGCGGACGGAATCGCCGTTCTGGGCGGCCCTGCTCCTGCTGTCGGTCGCCATCGGGATCAGCCGGATCAGCCCGATCGGTGCCCTGGTGGCCGGAACAGCTCTTCTCGTCGGTCAGCTGCTGGTGCCGGCAGCGATCTTCGGCGCGCCGCTCATCTATCTCGGCTTCGTGCCCGTGATCGTCGTCGTCGCGGCGACGGTCGGAGGCCGATGGCGGTCCGTCGCCCTTGTGTTCGCTCTCGGTGCCGGGATCTCCGTGGCGGGTCTGTTGGCCTGGTGGTTCGGTGCCGGGCGGGGTGACGCCGCAGCTCGGACCATGCTCTTCGTCCTGTGCGCCGCCTTCGCGGCGATCGCCTGGGCGGCGGGGACGCTGGCGGGAATGGCGGCGAGCCAGCGCGAGAGCCGGAATCAACTCGCGCGACTCTCCGACGAGCTCCGGCTGGCGGAGGTCGAGGCTGCGGCGACGAGCGAGCGGGAGCAGGTCGCCCAGGACGTTCACGACATCATGGCCCACTCGCTCTCGGTGATCCTGGCCCAGGCGGACGGAGCCCGGCTGGTCGCTCCCGAACGCCCCGGTGTGATGACGGATTCGTTGTCGACCATCTCGGACACGGCCCGCGCGTCTCTGACGGAGGTGCGCGTCCTGATCGAGACGCTCGTCGGCTCACCCGAAGGAGCGCAGCATCCCGGGCTGCAGCATCTCGACGATCTCGTGCAGCGCTTCTCCGGATCCGGGGTGGAGGTGGCTCTCGAGCGCTTCGGAGCGACGGCCGGACTCACGGCCGCGCAGCAGCTGGCCGCGTACCGGATCGTTCAGGAGGCGCTGACCAACGCCTTGAAGCACGCGGGCCCGGGAGCGACGGCCCGGGTGGCGCTGGACCAGCGGGAGGACGGGCTCGCCCTCTCCATCACCTCTCGACCGGCGGACCCGGCACAAGCAGTGTCCACGACTTCCGGCGGACGCGGCCTGATCGGGATGCGGGAACGTGCCCGGCTGGCAGGCGGTTGGCTCGACGCCGGTGCTGACGACGACACTCCGGGCGGCTACCTCGTGACGGCGTACATCCCCGCAGCGACGAGTCGGGCGGTGACCGCATGA
- a CDS encoding response regulator transcription factor, with protein MIRVAVADDQRLFCEGIGLMIDSQPDLSFVGAAADGADAVRLARAEHPDVMLMDIRMPVLDGIAATAAIRREVPSGPPRIVVLTTFERDDAVAAALRAGADGFVLKDATPEFILAAVRTVHEGHSVIAPKATTDLFRSLAQRRPEAIAALSVREKEVFLLAARGLGNADIGRTAFISEATVKTHIRSILAKLQLASRVQLVAFAYENGLVR; from the coding sequence ATGATCCGGGTGGCCGTCGCGGACGACCAGCGGCTGTTCTGCGAGGGCATCGGACTGATGATCGACTCGCAGCCCGACCTGTCCTTCGTCGGTGCCGCCGCGGATGGCGCGGACGCGGTCCGGCTCGCACGGGCCGAGCATCCCGACGTCATGCTGATGGACATCCGCATGCCGGTGCTGGACGGGATCGCGGCGACGGCGGCGATCCGCCGTGAGGTTCCCAGCGGACCGCCGCGCATCGTGGTGCTGACCACCTTCGAGCGCGACGACGCCGTGGCCGCCGCGCTGCGGGCGGGGGCCGACGGATTCGTGCTGAAGGATGCCACGCCGGAGTTCATCCTCGCTGCCGTGCGAACGGTGCACGAGGGGCATTCCGTCATCGCGCCGAAGGCCACGACCGACCTCTTCCGCAGCCTCGCTCAGCGGAGGCCCGAAGCGATCGCGGCGCTGTCCGTTCGCGAGAAGGAAGTCTTCCTGCTGGCCGCACGAGGACTCGGGAACGCCGACATCGGCCGCACAGCCTTCATCTCCGAGGCGACGGTCAAGACGCACATCCGCAGCATCCTGGCGAAGCTGCAGCTCGCGTCGCGCGTGCAACTGGTCGCTTTCGCGTACGAGAACGGACTCGTGCGGTAG
- a CDS encoding helix-turn-helix domain-containing protein — translation MPAFHEHPGVRSYIDQPGDLSPRRVSELPQTHERDYAEALHISQGLLGHNQLSILHAVSAREGWSGHGWIIGRDHSDFDDPDVDAASQLAPILVVLDRLHRMTLPDQLSTERWELLTPREQQIVTMLSSSMTARAIGSWAGISESTVHAHLEHAYRKLGVHDRVSAILSAPRRP, via the coding sequence ATGCCCGCCTTCCACGAACATCCGGGCGTCCGCAGCTACATCGACCAGCCCGGAGACCTCTCTCCACGACGGGTCAGCGAGCTCCCGCAAACTCACGAGCGCGACTACGCCGAAGCGCTGCACATTTCGCAGGGTCTCCTCGGACACAATCAGCTGTCCATCCTCCACGCCGTCTCCGCTCGCGAAGGGTGGAGCGGTCACGGCTGGATCATCGGCCGTGACCACTCGGACTTCGACGACCCGGACGTCGATGCCGCATCGCAGCTGGCTCCGATCCTGGTCGTGCTGGACCGGCTGCACCGGATGACGCTTCCCGACCAACTCAGCACGGAACGGTGGGAACTGCTCACACCTCGCGAACAACAGATCGTCACCATGCTCAGCTCCAGCATGACCGCGCGGGCGATCGGTAGCTGGGCCGGGATCAGCGAGAGCACCGTCCACGCGCACCTCGAACACGCCTACCGCAAACTCGGAGTTCACGACCGGGTCAGCGCGATTCTCAGCGCACCGCGGCGGCCATAG
- a CDS encoding LuxR C-terminal-related transcriptional regulator has protein sequence MDGTELALRLSYDLDGVTDREVFLDAVTASLEAMFPSESLGWVGLNPVSRDLEIRGTGEAGNPEVLAAVNRNMYRHPQVLSYTSTSTMDPRRMSDIIGDRDWLNHPVFAETFAKWNLSTQLTIIVTPMTPNSWNGWAFNRYRRDYTDSEVEAAAAIQPVLVAFNRLTGLATPHPAIVERNPLTRRETEVLQLVGEGFTATAIGYILRISTSTVRKHVESAYMKLGQHDRVTAVTTAARLGIIRLPG, from the coding sequence GTGGACGGCACGGAACTTGCTTTACGGCTGAGCTATGACCTCGACGGCGTGACCGACCGTGAGGTGTTCCTCGATGCGGTGACGGCGTCGTTGGAGGCAATGTTCCCGTCGGAGTCTCTCGGCTGGGTAGGGCTGAATCCCGTATCGCGCGATCTGGAGATCCGGGGGACCGGCGAAGCCGGCAACCCCGAGGTCCTGGCTGCGGTCAACCGCAACATGTACCGGCATCCGCAGGTCCTCAGCTACACCTCGACGAGCACGATGGACCCGCGGCGCATGAGCGACATCATCGGGGACCGGGACTGGTTGAACCATCCCGTCTTCGCGGAGACCTTCGCCAAATGGAATCTGTCCACGCAGCTGACGATCATAGTCACACCCATGACGCCGAACTCATGGAACGGGTGGGCGTTCAACCGATACCGTCGGGATTACACCGACAGCGAGGTCGAAGCCGCGGCCGCCATCCAACCGGTTCTCGTCGCGTTCAACCGACTGACCGGGCTGGCGACGCCTCACCCGGCCATCGTCGAACGGAACCCGCTGACGAGACGCGAGACCGAGGTGCTCCAATTGGTCGGTGAGGGGTTCACCGCCACCGCCATCGGCTACATCCTTCGCATCTCAACGTCCACAGTGCGGAAACACGTCGAGAGCGCGTACATGAAACTAGGTCAGCACGACCGGGTGACCGCCGTGACGACTGCAGCCCGATTGGGAATCATCCGACTGCCCGGATGA
- a CDS encoding LuxR C-terminal-related transcriptional regulator yields the protein MSVDPTATLTLYAQPGVARADYLAAALEALSAQFPGESVGWNSFNTVTGAVEMMGTPPEVFGPDAATAAALASLNDHPMVISYMVNGEGMAPRRMSDLISLTDLHRTEAYHQLLHPTGAEYQLTVLSHRATRTAGATWTFNRTSHDFTDNEVELATHVQRMLVLIERTWVATTQVSEESPLTAREAQVLALVGNGFTARAIGYRLGIAESTVHTHLEHAYRKLGVSDRMLAVTTARRQRLIPS from the coding sequence ATGAGCGTTGACCCGACGGCCACACTCACTCTGTACGCGCAACCGGGCGTCGCCCGTGCCGATTACCTCGCCGCTGCGCTCGAAGCGCTCTCCGCCCAGTTCCCCGGTGAATCCGTCGGGTGGAACAGCTTCAATACGGTCACCGGGGCGGTGGAGATGATGGGGACGCCGCCGGAGGTGTTCGGCCCGGACGCCGCCACTGCGGCCGCGCTCGCCAGCTTGAACGACCATCCGATGGTGATCAGCTACATGGTCAACGGCGAGGGGATGGCACCGCGGCGCATGAGCGACCTCATCAGCCTCACCGACTTGCACCGCACCGAGGCGTATCACCAGTTGCTCCACCCGACCGGCGCGGAATACCAGCTGACTGTGCTGTCGCATCGGGCGACTCGGACAGCGGGGGCCACTTGGACGTTCAATCGCACCAGCCACGACTTCACCGACAACGAGGTCGAACTGGCCACCCATGTGCAGCGCATGCTGGTGCTCATCGAGCGGACCTGGGTCGCCACCACCCAGGTCTCCGAGGAATCGCCGCTGACCGCACGGGAAGCGCAGGTGCTCGCCTTGGTCGGAAACGGGTTCACCGCCCGCGCCATCGGGTACCGGCTGGGCATCGCGGAAAGCACCGTCCACACCCACCTCGAGCACGCGTACCGGAAGCTCGGTGTCAGCGATCGGATGCTCGCTGTGACCACCGCCCGCCGGCAACGTCTCATCCCCTCCTAG
- a CDS encoding SCO4226 family nickel-binding protein, whose protein sequence is MATFIDVHDGFVGVTRDQLAEAHDADAAIESEEGVHIERAWLDPVSGKVFCLSTGPSKEALMRIHERAGHPTDQVYEVSIQV, encoded by the coding sequence ATGGCTACATTCATCGACGTCCACGACGGATTCGTGGGAGTCACCCGGGACCAGCTGGCCGAAGCGCACGACGCCGACGCGGCGATCGAATCCGAGGAGGGGGTCCACATCGAGCGGGCATGGCTCGACCCCGTCAGCGGCAAGGTGTTCTGCCTGTCGACCGGGCCATCGAAGGAGGCGCTCATGCGCATCCACGAGCGCGCCGGTCACCCGACCGATCAGGTCTACGAGGTGAGCATTCAGGTGTGA
- a CDS encoding LuxR family transcriptional regulator, with amino-acid sequence MSGGVTAPGGAARMCPLFVGREDVLAQALQLRAEAASGRGGMLLLGGEAGIGKSRLLDELATTAGGRTAHAESFSGDRQTPGLLLLAIASGVRDAGDDADAERIWDLVVSGDVGAGGAGARRLLVADLVDALVAALRVPLLLRLEDLHWADQLSLDVLQRVAARLRDLPSLVVATYRSEEVDADPEFVAWRTGLLARRHAQEVVLSRLGRDGTRSMLASITGEVPAEDDVERMYAAADGIPLHVEELVASGLEGVPETVGDAVILRARRLHPASARALGAASVIGREFDTRLLRVVLGAASEAAAEDPAGEPSVDDALQELIAQRFVVPATDAFDFRHALIRDAVYAALPSAERRTMHARVATGAPQLSDAIRSMHSERAGRADEAYVLARRAADRASTLSAHREAVELYRRAERTVPSATPAAERAELHRRLGAELAATDANRDAEREFSRAMELFREAGDDLAAAGVVPALAAASHLLGSDYATRDALIHEAIGWVDGAEPGIAADRVRGRLLAALAAAAMLDRRLDTSLAYATEARPLLEDDPDERLAVDVTRGAVQVFAGDERGWELLEASARTAAAEHREAVAARAYRMLGSSASVLLQYQRGAAWLEDGIDYATRIERWNDAHYLGAHLAHVRWATGHVDSAEELASRALADGRGGITTEITALHVLGYVALARDDLATAREVLSRAADLGERMRELQRLSPALWGLAEVALLSADASLAVVVSRRGLEESRAIGDAAYLFPFVVTGMRALLAAGEPTAAREWLQTTEALIAARGIPGTENAVAHAAGLLALRERRLTAAKDLLAAAVTGWSSVGRWWEGTQALLDLAEVFRRTRGPAEAAHLVARARDAAAASGAAALTRLADSVDARLAAGVAPTTLSAREEEVARLVATGSTNREIGEALHIAPKTVATHIEHILAKLGASRRAEIAAWASSQKG; translated from the coding sequence ATGAGTGGAGGGGTCACGGCCCCGGGTGGTGCGGCCAGGATGTGCCCCCTCTTCGTCGGCCGCGAGGACGTGCTGGCCCAAGCCCTGCAGCTCCGCGCCGAGGCGGCCTCCGGGCGCGGCGGCATGCTGCTGCTCGGCGGGGAGGCGGGAATCGGCAAGTCGCGCCTGTTGGACGAGCTGGCGACCACCGCGGGCGGCCGGACGGCGCACGCCGAGTCGTTCTCCGGCGACCGTCAGACTCCCGGCCTTCTGTTGCTGGCGATCGCGTCGGGCGTGAGAGACGCGGGAGACGACGCCGACGCTGAACGCATCTGGGACCTCGTCGTCTCGGGAGACGTCGGTGCGGGAGGTGCGGGCGCCCGTCGGCTGCTCGTCGCCGATCTGGTGGACGCCCTCGTCGCGGCGCTGCGTGTGCCGCTGCTGCTGCGCCTCGAAGACCTGCACTGGGCGGACCAGTTGTCACTGGACGTGCTGCAGCGTGTGGCCGCACGCCTCCGCGATCTCCCGTCGCTGGTGGTGGCCACCTACCGATCCGAGGAGGTGGACGCGGACCCCGAGTTCGTCGCCTGGCGTACCGGCCTCCTCGCCCGACGGCACGCGCAAGAGGTCGTGCTGTCGCGACTCGGGCGAGACGGAACACGGAGCATGCTCGCGTCGATCACCGGAGAAGTGCCTGCCGAGGACGATGTGGAGCGAATGTACGCGGCGGCCGACGGCATCCCGCTCCACGTGGAGGAGCTCGTCGCGAGCGGTCTCGAGGGGGTGCCGGAAACCGTCGGCGACGCGGTGATCCTGCGGGCCAGGAGGCTGCATCCCGCGTCTGCGCGTGCGCTCGGCGCCGCCTCCGTGATCGGACGGGAGTTCGACACCCGTCTGCTCCGTGTGGTCCTGGGTGCCGCATCCGAGGCGGCCGCCGAGGACCCCGCCGGGGAGCCCTCCGTGGATGACGCACTGCAGGAGCTGATCGCCCAGCGCTTCGTGGTGCCGGCGACCGACGCGTTCGACTTCCGGCACGCTCTCATTCGCGACGCGGTGTATGCCGCGCTTCCCTCGGCCGAACGCCGCACGATGCATGCGCGGGTCGCGACGGGCGCGCCGCAGCTCTCGGACGCCATCCGCTCCATGCACAGCGAGCGCGCGGGCCGAGCCGATGAGGCCTACGTCCTTGCCCGACGCGCAGCCGACCGGGCTTCGACGCTCTCCGCCCATCGGGAGGCGGTGGAGCTGTACCGGCGCGCCGAGCGCACGGTGCCGTCAGCTACGCCGGCTGCGGAACGGGCGGAACTGCACCGTCGGCTGGGTGCGGAACTCGCTGCGACCGACGCCAACCGGGATGCGGAGCGGGAATTCAGCCGAGCCATGGAACTGTTCCGCGAGGCGGGCGACGACCTCGCGGCGGCGGGAGTCGTCCCGGCGCTCGCCGCAGCGAGCCACCTGCTCGGATCCGACTATGCGACGCGCGACGCGCTCATCCACGAAGCGATCGGATGGGTGGACGGCGCTGAGCCAGGGATCGCAGCGGACCGGGTGCGCGGTCGGTTGCTCGCCGCCCTCGCAGCGGCGGCCATGCTGGACCGGCGGCTCGACACCTCTCTCGCCTACGCCACCGAGGCCCGGCCGTTGCTGGAAGACGACCCGGACGAACGGCTGGCCGTCGACGTCACGCGCGGCGCAGTCCAGGTGTTCGCCGGTGATGAGCGAGGGTGGGAGCTGCTGGAGGCCTCCGCCCGGACCGCGGCGGCCGAACATCGCGAGGCGGTGGCCGCCCGCGCCTACCGGATGCTCGGCTCCAGCGCCTCCGTGCTTCTGCAGTACCAGCGCGGCGCGGCGTGGCTCGAGGACGGCATCGACTACGCCACCCGAATCGAACGCTGGAACGACGCCCACTACCTCGGCGCCCACCTGGCGCACGTGCGCTGGGCCACCGGGCACGTGGACTCGGCGGAGGAGCTCGCGTCCCGCGCACTGGCCGACGGACGTGGCGGAATCACGACGGAGATCACCGCCCTCCACGTCCTCGGCTACGTCGCCCTCGCACGCGACGATCTGGCGACGGCACGCGAGGTGCTCTCCCGGGCCGCCGACCTGGGCGAGAGGATGCGGGAACTCCAGCGCCTCTCGCCGGCGCTGTGGGGACTGGCCGAGGTCGCACTGCTCTCCGCGGACGCATCCCTCGCTGTGGTCGTGAGCAGGCGCGGGCTCGAGGAGTCACGTGCCATCGGCGACGCCGCCTACCTCTTCCCGTTCGTCGTGACCGGCATGCGCGCGCTGCTCGCCGCCGGAGAACCGACCGCCGCGCGCGAGTGGCTGCAGACGACGGAGGCGCTGATCGCCGCCCGCGGCATCCCCGGCACCGAGAACGCCGTGGCCCACGCCGCCGGTCTCCTTGCACTCCGGGAACGCCGGCTCACTGCCGCGAAGGACCTGCTGGCGGCAGCCGTGACCGGCTGGTCGTCCGTGGGCCGCTGGTGGGAGGGCACCCAGGCTCTCCTCGACCTGGCCGAAGTCTTCCGCCGCACCCGCGGTCCCGCGGAGGCTGCCCACCTCGTCGCGCGGGCTCGCGATGCGGCGGCGGCATCAGGTGCGGCTGCCCTGACCCGTCTGGCCGACAGTGTGGACGCACGCCTCGCCGCCGGGGTCGCGCCGACGACTCTCAGCGCGCGCGAGGAAGAAGTCGCACGCCTGGTCGCCACGGGGTCGACGAACCGCGAGATCGGCGAGGCTCTGCACATCGCGCCGAAGACCGTGGCGACACACATCGAGCACATCCTCGCCAAGCTGGGCGCATCCAGACGGGCCGAGATAGCCGCCTGGGCGAGTTCGCAGAAAGGGTGA
- a CDS encoding GNAT family N-acetyltransferase, with amino-acid sequence MAEGTSGTFEYPDEAGYPDGTGTFTETQRILVEEVEAGVPLQPGIEFFVVDNTVERVYEAISGDTLIGGITYDRRDDVVTVISTSVYPEFRGQGVATALIGRVLEMIQQEKLHVRVECPIVTTFIRRHPEYEPLLVRR; translated from the coding sequence ATGGCCGAAGGAACGAGCGGAACGTTCGAGTACCCGGATGAAGCGGGCTATCCCGATGGGACAGGAACCTTCACCGAGACTCAGCGAATCCTGGTCGAAGAGGTGGAAGCCGGCGTCCCGCTTCAGCCGGGCATCGAGTTCTTCGTCGTCGACAACACGGTCGAACGCGTCTACGAGGCGATCAGCGGCGACACGCTCATCGGAGGCATCACCTATGACCGCCGCGACGACGTGGTCACCGTGATCTCGACATCGGTCTACCCGGAGTTCCGCGGGCAGGGCGTCGCAACCGCCCTCATCGGCAGAGTGCTGGAGATGATCCAGCAGGAGAAGTTGCACGTCCGCGTCGAGTGCCCGATCGTTACGACGTTCATTCGACGACACCCGGAGTACGAGCCCCTCCTCGTGCGCCGGTGA
- a CDS encoding alpha/beta hydrolase → MTSSTKPTLVLVHGAWADSASFAAVTATLQLEGYNVLLAPNPLRGVESDTKAVSDFVAQATSGPVVLAAHSYGGVLITGAAAALPQVKALVYIDAYAPDDGESATTLSNALPGSLLNVPDPTTVFDFVLPAADAPQGDYDSYIKRDKFHEIFAETLPKTESNLLAAGQAPATLAALGTPFTGTPAWKSLPSWYFVGRVDRVIPEAQQRAMAERAGSVVVDGHAPHLSMLAEPVKVSRLIVEAATSITRS, encoded by the coding sequence ATGACCAGTTCAACCAAGCCGACCCTCGTTCTCGTTCACGGCGCGTGGGCGGATTCCGCCAGCTTCGCCGCGGTCACCGCCACCCTCCAGCTCGAGGGATACAACGTACTTCTGGCTCCGAATCCCCTGCGCGGCGTGGAGTCGGACACCAAGGCAGTGAGCGATTTCGTCGCTCAAGCCACATCGGGACCCGTGGTGCTCGCAGCCCACTCGTACGGTGGTGTCCTCATCACCGGCGCGGCTGCTGCCCTCCCCCAGGTGAAGGCGCTCGTCTACATCGACGCGTACGCTCCGGACGATGGCGAAAGCGCGACCACCCTCAGCAACGCCCTGCCCGGTTCGCTGCTGAACGTGCCCGACCCGACCACCGTGTTCGACTTCGTGCTCCCGGCGGCGGACGCCCCGCAAGGCGACTATGACAGCTACATCAAGCGAGACAAGTTCCACGAGATCTTCGCGGAGACGCTGCCGAAGACGGAGTCGAACCTTCTGGCGGCCGGACAGGCGCCGGCGACACTGGCCGCTCTGGGGACACCGTTCACCGGAACGCCTGCGTGGAAGTCGCTGCCGAGCTGGTACTTCGTCGGCAGGGTCGACCGCGTCATCCCGGAGGCGCAGCAGCGCGCGATGGCTGAACGTGCGGGAAGCGTCGTGGTGGACGGCCACGCTCCGCATCTCTCGATGCTCGCCGAGCCGGTGAAGGTGTCCCGCCTGATCGTCGAGGCCGCCACGTCCATCACTAGGAGCTGA